Within Corvus moneduloides isolate bCorMon1 chromosome 23, bCorMon1.pri, whole genome shotgun sequence, the genomic segment GTGCAAATTGCCTGATTCCTGCTTCCCTATGGAGCAGCTGCTTTAAACCTCTGGAGAAGTTCCAGGGTTTGAGCTGCTAGCAGCCCCTCAGGCAGAGCTTTCAGCCATCAGGAGGAATCCTGCTATGGACCATTCTGAGGACTGAGAGTGGGtctctgaaatgcagctgggCAGACAGATCTCCCTTAGGGTGCCTGGCTCTCAGGTATAACAGTGGACACACAACCACATGGCCAAACCAAAACTTTTCATGCAGGAAATTTCTCACTTTTGGTCTCACTTATGCTTCACTTCCCAGGAAGGTAGCAAAGAGTGAGGAGCTTAGCGGCATGCTGACATGTCCAGGTTTTCTGAGGGGTGACAAAGTGCTCCAGCTGTGAACTGGAGTATAAGCCTGAAGCAAGGTTCACTGCAGGccttaatgtctgcaggctcATTGGGAAGAGCatgcagccccagggcaggagcacacTCCTGACAGCAGCCATTGGCTCAGTGCAGGGACTCTGGTCCTTGGCCTCTGGAGGTGGCAGGGTTGTGCAGGGACATCTGGGACACCGTAAGCTGACACTGACCCACACCTGCCCTGATCTCAGCAGGTGAAAGAGGGCCTCAGACCAGCACCATGACAGAGTGCTTTGACTGTGACAACTGCAAGGAGTCCTTATATGGGCGCAAGTACATCCAGATGGACAGTGGCCCATACTGCATCCCCTGCTACGATGCACACTTTGCCAACACCTGCGATGAGTGCAAGGAGCTGATCGGCCATGACTGCAGGGTGAGTAGGGGCCCTGCAGACAAGCAGGTCGGTTCCCAGGGCCATTGGTCCCCTCCTCATCCTGGCTGTACTCCCAGGAGCTGTACTACGAGGATCGCCATTACCATGAGCATTGCTTCCGTTGCTTCCGCTGCGACCGCTCTCTGGCTGATGAGCCGTTCACCTGCCAGGGCgaggagctgctgtgcaatGACTGCTACTGCAGCGAGTTCTCCTCCAAATGTATCGCCTGTGAGAAGACCGTCATGCCAGGTAGGAGCAGGCGGACTTGAGCATTGCAGTTTGTTCCTGGTCCCTTGGTGTCAATTGGGGCTGCAGGTCCAGCATGAGAACAGCATGAAAGAGAGTTGGATCTCTGTTCTCCTGCCCTCCTGTCACTGTATGGAGAGTGCTAGGTCCTTTGCTTGTCCAGCAAGACAGCATGATCCCAAGCTGTGATCACCACAGCAGCCCCATCTGTCTGTTCCCTTTTTTCATGGGGAAGTGAATGAGGGTGGAGATAACAAAGGGTTTCCTGGGCAttttctgctgtgtgctgaCAAGAAGAGACAGAATGACTGAAGGTGTATGAGTGTCTCTGGAGACAGCCTGAGGCAAAGGTGTGTGTGTCTTTGCTTGGCTACTTTGGCACCATCTTCAGATGTAGGTTACGTCAGGCATCTCTGCCGTCAAGCATCTGTGCCATGGCCtttgtgccagtgctggggacGTGTTCCTGCAGCCCTCCCCTTGTGGCTGTGGTATGGGCCTGAGGCcccctctccagctgcccatGGTCCTGAACTGCCATGGGGAGGGGAAGCATAGAGCCAGGTGTGCAGGACCACAGTTCATCCTGCCCAGCCCCCCACGTCCCTGTGTGCACATGTGCTGCTCCCTTCTATCACTGCAGGGCTCTCTTTGCAGGCTCCCGTAAGCTGGAGTACAATGGACAGACCTGGCATGAGCATTGCTTCAtatgcagcagctgccagcagcccatTGGGTCACGGTCCTTCATCCCAGACAAGAAGGATTATTACTGTGTCCCCTGTTATGAGAGCAAGTTTGCTCCTCGCTGCACTAGATGCAAAAAGGTAAGTGTGGCCTGACAGCCCAGAGCCTCCAGCTCTGATCCAGGGATAGGgaactccctgctcctgcctgagcCCTATCTAAGGAGGGTTCAGGTGCCAGCACCCCGGCTATGCTGTTTCCCTTCACTTGTGTGTCACCAGCATATGCTCTCTTTCTGCAGACCCTCACCAAGGGAG encodes:
- the FHL3 gene encoding four and a half LIM domains protein 3 isoform X1; the encoded protein is MQAGERGPQTSTMTECFDCDNCKESLYGRKYIQMDSGPYCIPCYDAHFANTCDECKELIGHDCRELYYEDRHYHEHCFRCFRCDRSLADEPFTCQGEELLCNDCYCSEFSSKCIACEKTVMPGSRKLEYNGQTWHEHCFICSSCQQPIGSRSFIPDKKDYYCVPCYESKFAPRCTRCKKTLTKGGVTYRDEPWHKECFVCTGCKTPLAGQQFTSQDDNPYCIKCFGNLYAKKCSACTKPITGFGGGKYVSFEDRHWHHNCFNCARCSTSLVGKGFIPDNDEILCRDCSSDL
- the FHL3 gene encoding four and a half LIM domains protein 3 isoform X2, whose protein sequence is MQGERGPQTSTMTECFDCDNCKESLYGRKYIQMDSGPYCIPCYDAHFANTCDECKELIGHDCRELYYEDRHYHEHCFRCFRCDRSLADEPFTCQGEELLCNDCYCSEFSSKCIACEKTVMPGSRKLEYNGQTWHEHCFICSSCQQPIGSRSFIPDKKDYYCVPCYESKFAPRCTRCKKTLTKGGVTYRDEPWHKECFVCTGCKTPLAGQQFTSQDDNPYCIKCFGNLYAKKCSACTKPITGFGGGKYVSFEDRHWHHNCFNCARCSTSLVGKGFIPDNDEILCRDCSSDL
- the FHL3 gene encoding four and a half LIM domains protein 3 isoform X3, with translation MTECFDCDNCKESLYGRKYIQMDSGPYCIPCYDAHFANTCDECKELIGHDCRELYYEDRHYHEHCFRCFRCDRSLADEPFTCQGEELLCNDCYCSEFSSKCIACEKTVMPGSRKLEYNGQTWHEHCFICSSCQQPIGSRSFIPDKKDYYCVPCYESKFAPRCTRCKKTLTKGGVTYRDEPWHKECFVCTGCKTPLAGQQFTSQDDNPYCIKCFGNLYAKKCSACTKPITGFGGGKYVSFEDRHWHHNCFNCARCSTSLVGKGFIPDNDEILCRDCSSDL